In the Candidatus Omnitrophota bacterium genome, one interval contains:
- the groL gene encoding chaperonin GroEL (60 kDa chaperone family; promotes refolding of misfolded polypeptides especially under stressful conditions; forms two stacked rings of heptamers to form a barrel-shaped 14mer; ends can be capped by GroES; misfolded proteins enter the barrel where they are refolded when GroES binds): MAKQLIFSEEARRAILRGVELLARAVKVTLGPKGRNAILDKKFGSPTITKDGVSVAKEIDLEDPYENIGAQLVKEVAEKTSDEAGDGTTTATVLAEAIFKEGIKNVAAGANPMALKRGIDKAVVVVIEELKKLSKPVKDKKEIAQVATIAANGDSHVGELIADAMESVGQDGVITVEEAKSMVTDKKVVEGMQFDQGYLSPYFATDAEKMETLLEDPYILLYEKKISNLKDMLPLLEKIARSGKPLMIIAEDVDGEALATLVVNKIRGTFICCAAKAPGYGDRRKAMLDDIAMLTGGKSITEDLGLKLENVSLEDLGRAKKVKVDKENTTIVEGAGKTTAIQGRIKQIRAQIEKSDSDYDKEKLQERLAKLAGGVAVINVGAATETEMKEKKARVEDALHATRAAVEEGIIPGGEIGLLRSIPALDKIKVEGDEQIGVNTVRRALEEPLRQLVTNAGLEGSVMVEKIRNEKANVGFDAENNRIIDMFEAGIIDPTKVARTAIQNAASISGLLITTEVVIADKPEKEDKAPMPGGMPGMGGGMPGMGY; encoded by the coding sequence ATGGCAAAACAGTTAATATTCAGTGAAGAAGCCCGTCGGGCAATTTTAAGAGGCGTTGAGCTTTTGGCCAGGGCAGTTAAAGTTACCTTAGGTCCTAAGGGAAGAAACGCAATTCTCGATAAGAAGTTTGGCTCACCGACCATAACTAAAGATGGAGTAAGCGTAGCTAAAGAGATCGACCTAGAAGATCCTTACGAGAATATTGGCGCTCAATTAGTTAAAGAGGTGGCCGAGAAAACTTCGGATGAAGCTGGCGATGGAACAACTACCGCAACAGTTTTGGCCGAAGCAATTTTTAAAGAAGGAATCAAGAATGTTGCTGCCGGTGCAAACCCGATGGCATTAAAAAGAGGAATCGACAAAGCAGTGGTAGTGGTGATTGAAGAGCTAAAAAAACTATCTAAGCCAGTTAAGGATAAAAAAGAAATTGCCCAAGTTGCAACGATAGCCGCTAACGGTGACTCTCATGTTGGTGAGTTAATTGCTGATGCTATGGAAAGTGTTGGTCAAGACGGGGTAATTACCGTTGAAGAAGCTAAGTCTATGGTAACTGACAAAAAGGTAGTTGAGGGTATGCAATTTGATCAAGGCTATTTGTCCCCTTATTTTGCTACTGATGCTGAGAAGATGGAAACTCTTCTAGAAGACCCTTATATCTTACTTTATGAAAAGAAAATATCCAACCTCAAAGATATGCTCCCCTTATTAGAAAAGATTGCTCGTTCCGGAAAGCCGTTAATGATTATTGCTGAAGATGTTGATGGCGAAGCCTTGGCAACTTTGGTAGTTAACAAGATTCGGGGAACTTTTATTTGTTGTGCTGCTAAAGCTCCCGGGTATGGCGATCGTCGCAAAGCAATGCTTGATGATATTGCTATGCTTACTGGCGGAAAGTCAATAACTGAGGATTTGGGTTTAAAATTAGAGAATGTTTCTTTAGAGGATTTGGGTCGAGCTAAGAAAGTAAAAGTTGACAAAGAAAATACAACTATAGTTGAAGGCGCCGGGAAAACTACAGCTATCCAGGGAAGAATTAAACAAATTAGAGCCCAGATTGAAAAAAGTGATTCTGATTACGATAAAGAGAAGCTCCAGGAGCGGTTAGCTAAACTTGCCGGTGGAGTTGCCGTAATAAACGTTGGAGCAGCTACTGAGACTGAAATGAAAGAAAAAAAAGCCAGGGTTGAAGATGCACTTCATGCAACCAGGGCAGCAGTTGAAGAAGGGATTATTCCCGGTGGGGAAATTGGACTTCTTCGCAGCATCCCAGCGCTAGACAAGATAAAAGTTGAAGGCGACGAGCAGATTGGTGTGAATACTGTGCGTCGGGCGCTTGAAGAGCCTTTACGGCAATTGGTAACTAATGCTGGTTTAGAAGGTTCGGTAATGGTAGAAAAAATCAGGAATGAGAAAGCTAATGTTGGTTTTGATGCTGAAAACAATAGAATAATTGACATGTTTGAAGCTGGCATCATTGATCCAACCAAAGTTGCTCGAACTGCTATTCAAAATGCAGCTTCGATTTCAGGATTGTTGATTACAACTGAAGTAGTCATTGCTGACAAACCAGAAAAAGAAGATAAAGCTCCAATGCCTGGCGGTATGCCTGGCATGGGTGGTGGTATGCCTGGTATGGGCTACTAA
- a CDS encoding PAS domain S-box protein, translating into MREAPFSLSTVGADNLELGLFRYSLLPREGFVAANSTLFGMLGYLSRKYFLQEKIDKLFFDSKDCEIFFEILNRNQKIKFFEVPFKKKDGSRIWVAITASYIFSKDKTKCLEGIIQDISYQKRMQDRLILEKDFLQALFDNIPDAVYFKDRSNRIIKVNKFYVDGTGLNEKEIVGKTDFHFFPYSQAKEMFEDDNHVLNTGKPIVGKIEKTKLPDGSWNQVITTKIPMHDRGGKIIGSIGTTRDMTAHGNLEENRLSMAINALEILGKALEMRDPYTFSHTRHVAKIGAEIAKALGWDDNQILAMKLAGELHDLGKISIPLDILNKPGVLSSLEYSLIKEHTTNCYNLIKDVDFPFPLAEIIYQHHERIDGSGYPRQLSGDKIMTEARILAVSDVLEAMTHHRPYRAALGLKDACSELSDNKGTKYDPVIVEVLLSLVKDSGDKEFWLGN; encoded by the coding sequence ATGCGAGAAGCACCTTTTTCTTTAAGCACAGTTGGCGCCGACAATCTCGAGTTGGGTTTATTTCGTTACTCACTCCTGCCGCGTGAGGGATTTGTTGCTGCAAATAGCACGCTTTTTGGAATGTTGGGCTATCTTAGTCGAAAGTATTTCTTACAGGAAAAGATAGATAAATTGTTTTTTGATTCTAAGGATTGTGAGATTTTTTTTGAAATATTAAATCGTAATCAAAAGATTAAATTTTTCGAGGTTCCGTTTAAGAAAAAGGATGGGAGTCGAATCTGGGTGGCGATAACTGCTTCTTATATCTTTTCTAAGGATAAAACGAAATGCCTAGAAGGGATAATTCAAGATATCTCTTATCAAAAGCGAATGCAAGACCGGTTAATTTTGGAGAAGGATTTTCTCCAGGCGTTATTTGATAATATTCCGGATGCTGTTTATTTCAAAGATCGAAGCAACCGGATAATTAAAGTTAATAAGTTTTATGTTGACGGTACTGGACTTAACGAAAAGGAGATAGTTGGAAAGACTGACTTTCATTTTTTTCCTTATAGCCAGGCTAAAGAAATGTTTGAAGACGACAATCATGTTTTAAATACCGGAAAGCCAATAGTTGGCAAAATTGAGAAGACTAAACTTCCCGATGGTAGTTGGAATCAAGTGATTACGACTAAAATTCCGATGCACGATAGGGGTGGTAAAATCATTGGTAGTATCGGTACCACTCGTGACATGACCGCTCATGGTAATCTGGAAGAGAATCGTCTTTCAATGGCCATAAATGCACTCGAAATTTTAGGAAAGGCTCTAGAAATGCGAGATCCTTATACTTTTAGTCACACCCGACATGTTGCTAAGATAGGCGCTGAGATTGCTAAAGCTTTAGGCTGGGACGATAATCAAATTTTAGCTATGAAGTTAGCTGGAGAGCTTCATGACTTAGGAAAGATAAGTATCCCTTTGGATATTTTAAATAAACCCGGGGTTTTAAGCAGTTTAGAATATAGTTTAATAAAGGAGCACACTACTAATTGTTATAATTTAATAAAAGATGTAGATTTTCCGTTTCCTTTGGCTGAAATTATTTATCAGCACCATGAACGAATTGATGGTTCTGGCTACCCGCGTCAACTAAGCGGTGATAAAATTATGACTGAAGCCCGTATTTTAGCGGTTAGTGATGTCTTGGAGGCCATGACTCATCATCGTCCGTATCGGGCTGCTCTTGGCTTAAAAGATGCCTGCAGTGAGCTGTCAGACAACAAAGGTACTAAATATGACCCAGTGATCGTCGAAGTGTTATTGAGTCTAGTTAAGGATAGCGGCGACAAAGAGTTTTGGCTGGGAAATTAA